In one window of Calypte anna isolate BGI_N300 chromosome 1, bCalAnn1_v1.p, whole genome shotgun sequence DNA:
- the NTF3 gene encoding neurotrophin-3, with protein sequence MVTPTTILQVNKVMSILFYVIFLAYLRGVQSTNMDKRSLPEDSINSLIIKLIQADILKNKLSKQMVDIKENYQNTMQKADTQQDMDGDENVKSDFQPVISMDTDLLKQQRRYNSPRVLLSDNTPLEPPPLYLMEDYIGNSVVVNRTSRRKRYAEHKSHRGEYSVCDSESLWVTDKSSAIDIRGHQVTVLGEIKTGNSPVKQYFYETRCKEAKPVKNGCRGIDDKHWNSQCKTSQTYVRALTSENNKLVGWRWIRIDTSCVCALSRKIGRT encoded by the coding sequence ATCTTACAGGTGAACAAGGTGATGTCCATCTTGTTTTATGTGATATTTCTCGCTTATCTTCGTGGCGTCCAATCTACCAACATGGATAAAAGGAGTTTGCCAGAAGATTCAATAAATTCTCTTATTATTAAACTCATTCAGGcagacattttgaaaaacaaactttctAAGCAGATGGTAGATATTAAGGAAAACTATCAAAACACAATGCAGAAAGCAGACACTCAACAAGACATGGACGGAGATGAAAATGTGAAATCAGACTTCCAGCCAGTTATCTCAATGGATACAGATCTCTTAAAGCAGCAGAGACGTTACAACTCTCCCCGAGTCCTCTTGAGTGATAACACACCTCTGGAACCACCCCCCCTGTACCTCATGGAGGATTATATTGGAAATTCAGTGGTGGTGAACAGAACCTCCCGTCGGAAAAGGTATGCGGAGCACAAGAGCCACCGAGGGGAATATTCTGTTTGTGACAGTGAAAGTTTATGGGTCACGGACAAATCATCTGCCATCGACATTAGAGGACACCAGGTAACTGTGCTGGGAGAAATTAAAACGGGCAACTCTCCAGTTAAGCAATACTTTTATGAAACGAGGTGTAAAGAAGCCAAGCCTGTGAAAAACGGCTGCCGTGGCATCGATGACAAGCACTGGAACTCCCAGTGCAAGACATCCCAAACATATGTTAGAGCACTGACTTCAGAAAACAATAAACTGGTGGGCTGGAGATGGATAAGGATAGACACCTCCTGCGTGTGTGCTTTGTCAAGGAAAATAGGAAGAACATAA